The following coding sequences are from one Nitrospinaceae bacterium window:
- a CDS encoding LamG domain-containing protein — MSHRFMYSNLIDESAVITSLTAAVGFVGGAVPRVANGPGTVVFSGRYTGDDPEIYTVEIDLAGDVGTATFKWKKSTSSGWEASGLTTALTDTTLEAGVSVRFLNGSSSPAFVMGDRWQATATRFRSPKRVIELDPATKWRGGAPAVDPEFLMFDLLTAQAPDAVVVHGHNISPGATMKIQGGEVYVPIGNIPELIAAEFDGVDSHISAAANAAYDSMFAGGGTIAVWVYIRSDGEGSEGKVIALDNSASGDDTWLLDVRSESGGFVKLSFLHDTDAAFGFFQVSTTNVSINAWHHLLITYNTTTPTTKPLIYLDGVAQAVTIATSPTGTPLTGVGEMLYIGTGRDLARDFDGYISGIRLYTRALTAAEAAAHYAGTYTDETNLVGHWQLNDASGTTATDSSGTGNDGTLSGSAAWTSNLIETITWVADTMHKYLATSPRSFRYWRILIEGDSGNSDGYLEIAEVFLGGYFEPEYNYEFGNVLGEQSFEEARETESKAEKTVLLNRGQTAALPYRHISAAQKNLFLAMYRTVKDTAAERNKPLFTHLDVNDSESLIFAVIGGPFSPSEAGPDDFSFELELRERLV; from the coding sequence GGCACTGTTGTTTTCTCAGGAAGGTACACCGGGGACGACCCGGAGATTTACACCGTCGAGATAGATTTAGCTGGCGACGTGGGCACAGCGACTTTTAAGTGGAAAAAATCCACGAGCTCAGGCTGGGAGGCCTCGGGGTTAACCACGGCCCTCACCGATACAACTCTTGAAGCCGGGGTGAGTGTGCGTTTTTTGAATGGCTCAAGCTCGCCCGCATTCGTTATGGGCGACCGCTGGCAGGCGACGGCGACAAGGTTCCGCTCGCCAAAGCGAGTGATCGAACTGGACCCTGCAACGAAGTGGCGAGGAGGCGCACCAGCGGTGGACCCTGAATTTTTGATGTTCGATCTACTCACTGCCCAGGCCCCTGACGCCGTTGTCGTCCACGGCCATAATATTTCACCGGGCGCGACGATGAAGATTCAGGGCGGCGAGGTGTACGTGCCTATTGGTAATATCCCCGAGCTGATTGCCGCCGAGTTTGACGGGGTGGACTCCCATATCAGTGCAGCGGCGAATGCAGCCTATGACTCTATGTTCGCCGGTGGCGGAACGATAGCTGTGTGGGTCTACATTCGGAGTGATGGCGAGGGAAGCGAGGGCAAGGTAATTGCACTCGACAATTCAGCGAGCGGTGATGATACGTGGCTTTTGGATGTCAGGAGCGAGTCGGGAGGCTTCGTGAAGCTTTCCTTCCTTCATGACACGGACGCGGCTTTCGGCTTTTTCCAAGTCTCAACCACGAACGTCTCGATCAATGCCTGGCATCACCTCTTAATTACATACAATACAACCACGCCGACAACGAAGCCTCTGATCTATCTTGACGGCGTCGCGCAGGCGGTTACAATCGCTACCTCTCCGACCGGAACGCCCCTCACCGGGGTGGGCGAGATGCTCTACATAGGGACGGGCCGCGATCTGGCGCGGGATTTTGACGGCTATATCTCGGGCATCCGCCTCTACACGAGGGCCCTCACGGCCGCCGAGGCCGCCGCGCATTACGCGGGCACATATACCGATGAAACGAACCTTGTGGGTCACTGGCAGCTCAACGATGCCTCAGGAACAACTGCCACGGACTCATCGGGTACCGGGAATGACGGCACACTCAGCGGGAGCGCCGCTTGGACCTCGAACCTCATCGAAACGATCACCTGGGTAGCAGACACGATGCACAAATACCTCGCAACCTCGCCCAGGAGCTTTCGCTATTGGCGGATATTGATCGAGGGGGACTCAGGCAACTCGGATGGCTATCTTGAGATCGCCGAGGTGTTTTTGGGCGGGTATTTTGAGCCCGAATATAATTATGAGTTCGGGAACGTTCTCGGCGAGCAATCCTTCGAGGAGGCTCGCGAGACCGAAAGCAAAGCCGAAAAAACCGTGCTACTAAACAGGGGCCAGACGGCCGCTCTCCCCTACCGGCATATCAGCGCGGCACAAAAAAATTTATTCCTCGCCATGTACCGGACAGTAAAGGATACTGCGGCAGAGCGTAACAAACCTCTATTCACCCATCTCGATGTTAACGACAGCGAATCGCTCATATTCGCCGTAATCGGTGGGCCATTTTCTCCCAGCGAGGCTGGACCCGACGATTTTTCGTTTGAACTCGAATTGCGCGAACGCCTCGTTTAA
- a CDS encoding response regulator, with the protein MNSSPEKHSRTNTYIILTISLVLGYFFFRDIPWQGSKQLHTIMDIIATLLALAVGALALIQFYSKKNNTILFIGAAFLGTAFWDGYHSIVTSSFFDIYFPSAPASLIPWSWIASRVFLSIFLYLSYLAWKREGKLGEVGQISEKTVYQAVAAATLASFLFFAFTPLPQAYISGFSVFRYINRPVEFVPALFFLLALIGYLKKGTWRTDHFEHWLVMSIIVGLISQVMFMSTSRQLFDFQFDVAHLFKKVSYLFVLTGLLISMYHLFQKAAESTRELEFSARELSEANKRLEDLAIAGENISRHLDLDDVLQAIGEEARRIFNNQRLSIIMYEPDRDNWRFLYSEGLSSSYRENLMLHWEQMPGRGSALNRQAVFIENVQADSRVKEVYGLIGEEGYASIALLPIREAGETMGLLSFYYDTKQNFDIDDQALARTFSEYAGTALRNALSLHRAQRETQRLQVLEALNRQITQSLDMDKVLDNIARSAAELLDASYSRIHLLSEDEALLNIRAGFGDFDTSPLNESKPTDWGLRGVAFQTGEPLFIPDVKKDDRWMEKRWAQEQEIFGFIAVPIFIENKVIGTITLMGKENAHITKKDIPLIESLANLGGIAIQNARLFEDLTSHTEKLALSEARFRSIIDSAQDAIIAIDEEGFITLFNAGAEKMFNYSQEDISGKKVNMLMPPPYDIEHDTHIRTYLDTGFKKALGTNRTLDARRKSGEIFPIKISIGEVSVGDRKLFTGVIRDITERHEIDRMKNEFISVVSHEIRTPLTSLRGSLGLLSGGVAGDLNEQGKSLMDIAVNNSDRLIRLINDILDLEKIESGNMELQFSSQKLESLITCSIEEMDGLVSSSGITIETDIEPCQVDADSDSIIQVLTNLISNAVKFSESGSRVLISSNCLMGEAEIRVVDQGRGIPPEALDSIFDRFRQVDSSDIREKGGTGLGLAICNAIVRQHGGHIWVESELGSGSTFSFSLPQTKREPAPAPEPIPQQKPTKATVLLCEDDRDFVRLIELLVESEGYDFIPTFSAEEALAYLQDHKVDAMLLDINLPGMSGIDLLNEVKNFPDDIRPPVIVISLDDPLDIADLPAPFLMDWITKPLDEGRLLARLKAALKVGKVANVLVVDDDPDLRAIVTQLLEEKNIRVETAESGIEAVKQFHNFLPELIILDIMMPSGDGFYVMDSLRGELERRKTPIIVYSSKEPTPAEKKRLSTETTVFLTKSKTSQDLFTGCVVDLLNGLL; encoded by the coding sequence ATGAATTCTTCACCAGAAAAACACAGCCGGACGAATACTTATATCATTCTGACAATCTCTCTTGTTCTTGGATATTTTTTCTTTAGAGATATTCCTTGGCAGGGCAGCAAGCAACTACATACCATCATGGATATCATTGCCACACTCCTGGCCTTGGCGGTGGGCGCTCTGGCGTTAATCCAGTTTTACTCCAAAAAGAACAATACCATCCTCTTCATTGGTGCAGCCTTCCTAGGCACAGCCTTTTGGGACGGTTACCACTCCATCGTAACTTCGTCGTTTTTTGACATCTATTTCCCATCGGCTCCTGCCTCACTAATCCCGTGGAGTTGGATAGCCTCACGCGTATTCTTGTCCATTTTTTTATATCTGAGCTATCTGGCGTGGAAAAGAGAAGGAAAACTTGGTGAGGTCGGCCAAATCAGTGAAAAAACAGTTTATCAGGCGGTTGCTGCGGCAACACTGGCCAGCTTTCTCTTTTTTGCTTTCACGCCCCTTCCTCAAGCTTACATCAGCGGCTTCTCTGTGTTTCGATACATTAACAGGCCAGTGGAATTCGTTCCCGCCCTTTTCTTCCTCTTAGCACTCATTGGATATCTCAAAAAAGGAACATGGCGGACGGATCATTTCGAACACTGGCTTGTCATGTCGATTATCGTTGGCCTCATTAGCCAGGTGATGTTCATGTCCACATCCAGGCAATTGTTCGATTTCCAGTTTGATGTGGCCCATCTTTTCAAAAAGGTAAGTTATCTATTCGTTCTCACCGGCCTCTTAATCAGCATGTATCATCTTTTCCAAAAGGCAGCAGAATCCACCCGAGAACTCGAATTCTCAGCAAGAGAATTGAGCGAGGCAAACAAGCGCCTCGAGGATCTGGCCATTGCCGGGGAAAACATATCCAGACATCTCGACCTCGACGATGTACTCCAAGCTATTGGTGAGGAGGCTCGCCGGATTTTCAACAATCAAAGACTATCGATCATCATGTATGAACCTGACCGGGACAACTGGCGATTCTTATACTCCGAGGGGCTTTCATCGTCCTACCGCGAGAATCTAATGCTACATTGGGAGCAGATGCCGGGGCGGGGATCGGCGCTGAATCGGCAAGCCGTGTTCATTGAAAACGTGCAGGCAGATTCAAGGGTTAAAGAGGTGTATGGGCTCATCGGAGAGGAAGGATACGCCTCGATTGCGCTTCTTCCTATCCGCGAGGCAGGGGAAACAATGGGCCTCCTATCGTTTTATTACGACACCAAGCAAAACTTCGATATTGACGATCAGGCTCTCGCTCGAACATTTTCCGAATACGCTGGCACTGCCCTGCGTAACGCCTTATCGCTCCACCGGGCACAGCGAGAGACACAAAGACTCCAAGTACTCGAAGCCCTGAACCGACAAATTACACAGTCACTTGACATGGATAAAGTCCTGGACAACATCGCCCGTTCGGCGGCAGAGCTCCTCGACGCAAGCTACAGCCGGATTCACCTCCTCAGTGAGGATGAAGCCTTGCTCAACATACGTGCCGGATTCGGCGATTTCGACACATCACCTCTAAACGAATCAAAGCCCACCGACTGGGGGCTCCGTGGAGTGGCCTTCCAAACCGGAGAACCACTCTTCATCCCTGATGTCAAAAAAGACGACCGGTGGATGGAAAAAAGGTGGGCCCAAGAGCAAGAGATCTTTGGATTCATTGCCGTTCCAATTTTCATCGAAAACAAGGTAATCGGGACAATTACCTTGATGGGCAAGGAGAACGCCCATATCACGAAAAAAGACATCCCTCTGATTGAGTCGCTCGCCAACCTCGGCGGAATTGCTATTCAGAACGCGCGGCTTTTCGAGGATTTGACTTCACACACAGAAAAACTAGCGCTCTCAGAGGCCCGCTTCCGATCAATAATCGATTCGGCGCAAGATGCCATCATCGCTATCGATGAGGAAGGGTTTATCACCCTTTTCAACGCTGGCGCAGAGAAGATGTTCAATTATTCACAAGAGGATATTTCCGGTAAAAAAGTGAACATGCTCATGCCCCCTCCTTATGACATCGAGCACGACACTCACATTAGAACCTACCTAGATACAGGATTTAAAAAAGCACTTGGGACCAATCGTACCCTCGACGCACGCCGCAAGAGCGGAGAAATTTTTCCGATTAAAATCTCTATCGGTGAAGTTTCTGTCGGCGACAGAAAACTTTTCACCGGTGTTATTAGAGACATTACCGAACGCCATGAAATCGACCGTATGAAAAACGAATTTATCTCGGTGGTATCGCATGAAATTCGCACCCCGCTGACCTCTCTCCGCGGCTCGTTAGGCCTCCTGAGCGGTGGTGTCGCCGGCGATTTGAACGAACAGGGAAAATCGCTCATGGATATCGCCGTCAACAACTCGGATCGCCTCATTCGACTCATCAACGACATTCTCGATCTGGAGAAAATCGAGTCGGGCAATATGGAACTCCAATTCTCGTCCCAAAAGCTAGAGAGTCTAATTACCTGTTCCATAGAGGAGATGGACGGCCTTGTCTCTAGCAGCGGGATTACAATTGAGACCGATATCGAGCCCTGCCAAGTGGATGCCGACAGCGATTCAATCATACAGGTGCTCACAAATCTCATCTCAAACGCGGTTAAATTTTCGGAATCGGGGAGCCGTGTTCTCATCAGTTCAAATTGCCTCATGGGTGAAGCCGAAATTCGTGTCGTAGACCAAGGCCGTGGCATTCCACCCGAGGCGCTTGATAGTATTTTTGACCGCTTTCGACAGGTAGATTCCTCCGATATAAGGGAAAAGGGTGGCACTGGCCTTGGCCTGGCCATTTGTAACGCCATTGTCCGGCAGCACGGGGGCCACATATGGGTGGAAAGCGAACTCGGAAGTGGCAGCACTTTTTCTTTTTCACTCCCCCAAACGAAACGGGAGCCAGCACCAGCGCCAGAACCCATACCCCAGCAAAAACCCACAAAAGCCACCGTTCTGCTCTGCGAGGACGACAGGGATTTTGTCAGACTCATAGAGTTACTTGTCGAAAGTGAGGGTTATGACTTCATCCCCACCTTCTCTGCAGAGGAAGCGTTGGCCTACCTTCAAGACCACAAAGTTGATGCGATGCTCCTGGACATCAACCTGCCGGGAATGAGTGGAATCGATTTACTCAATGAGGTTAAGAATTTTCCCGACGACATTCGCCCACCCGTTATTGTGATAAGTTTGGACGACCCACTGGATATAGCCGATCTTCCGGCTCCTTTCCTTATGGACTGGATCACCAAACCCCTCGACGAGGGACGCCTCCTGGCAAGACTGAAGGCTGCGCTCAAGGTTGGAAAGGTGGCGAATGTACTCGTGGTGGACGATGACCCCGATCTTCGCGCCATCGTCACACAACTGCTTGAGGAGAAAAATATTCGAGTGGAAACCGCCGAAAGCGGCATCGAGGCGGTCAAGCAATTCCACAATTTTTTGCCTGAACTCATCATCCTGGACATTATGATGCCCAGTGGAGATGGTTTTTACGTTATGGATTCACTACGGGGCGAATTGGAAAGAAGAAAAACGCCGATTATAGTGTACTCATCCAAGGAGCCCACGCCTGCTGAGAAAAAACGGTTATCCACCGAAACGACCGTATTCCTCACAAAATCAAAAACTTCACAAGACCTATTTACAGGCTGCGTGGTGGATTTACTCAATGGACTTCTCTAA